The uncultured Carboxylicivirga sp. genomic interval ACGGCTCATTCGAAACCTTTAATCGGTATCCATCCTTTATTCTCGTATTTACGGTATTTTTTAGAAAAATACTTAGTTTTTGATTGGCTTGCATTTCAACAACAAAACGCAATTCATTTACCGGGTAACCGGCTGTTTTTTTACTTCGCGTAAGAAGATAATTCTTTAAAATAGGATTCGCTTCCAGATCTTTATTCTGAAACGAATACATATGATTTAAAACAACATCGGCATACACCTCAATATTATGCTGATGAGCTTTATTGACAAGTTGATTCAATTGCTGACGTGTTCCAAACCGGGTACTTATGGTTCCGTTCTGATTAATTTCCCCTAAATCATAATGGTCGTAGATTCCATAACCCATATCATAAATCCCCCAATTTCCTTTGGATGGAGGAGGCAACCAAACACCACTTATTCCAATACTTTCGACATAATCGAGTTGTGAATTAAGATGATTATACCATATCCCTTCTTTTGCCTTATCATTAACTGGCACATCCCAATAAAAACCTTGAAGTATGACTTGAGAATGAAGCAACATATTCAGCATTAAAAAAGATATTGATACAATTGTTCTCATTTATTATATGCAAGAAAAGGCTGTCCTGAAAAAGGACAGCCTCTAAAATACTTTACTTTACTTATTGTAGTGTACCTGTACCATTAATAAAATCTAATGAAATACTTTGTCCAGTAGTAACATTCAATCTGTCTTGATCATCACCAACTCCTCTGTATTCAATTACATCATTGAGTGCAATAAATTCAGCTTGCCACCAGTCAACAAGGTTACCATCTTTATTTGTCATTGTTGATGCCGTTGCATACATACGAAGTTCACCATTACCAGTAAATGCAGGAGATGTAATTACTTTATTAGCATTATCAACAGTAAATGCAATACCTCCATTCCAATTTTCATCACCAAATACACCTCCAATTCCATTTACGGAAGGAGTGGTAATTTCAATTGTTTCTTCTATCAAATTCACAACAACCATATAATATCCAGATTCATAAACATCTGGAACATTATCAGATCCTTTAGCATAAACCCCATCTACAGCATCTCCACTTACTCCGAAATCTTTCCCCCATGCTTGTTCTTCACTAAATTTCAATCCTGCGTCTTGTACTCCTTTTTCGATCCAAACAATTCTCCAAAATAAATGAGGATTACTGTGTACTGGTATCATTTCAATATCATTCTCACCCCAAGTCCATCCTCCGATAGAAGCACCAATCATATACATGTGTGCTGGATAAGCAGAATATTCTACAATAGTAACTTTTTTAGTATCTCCACTAGCAGCATCTATTTCTAATGTTATAGTATACTCACCTTTAGTACTAACTGAGAAATTACCATCTTTATCAACAACCTGATCAGTACTATTCTCAACATCAAGAGCAGCATAACCTACGTCAAAACTAATCCCATTTTCTGGCGCAGCTTCTCCATTAAGAGTTCTTAATTTGAATCCTTCTTCTGCTTCCAAAACAACACCTGTCCAAGTCCAGGTAAATGTAGTTCCATTAGAGGCAGGTTTACCTTCATTATCTGGCAATAAAACATTACCCCAATTCCATGAACTTCCATCTGCTGTTGCATTAGCATTATCAGCACTAACTCCTGTTCCCACAGCGTCAAGAACTACGTCTGTCCAGTTTGTTAAATCACCAGCAGAGTTTTGAACAATTGAGAATTTTTCGTTTGTAACATCCAGAGTAATGGTATAATTACCACCTAAGGTTTGAATATTTGATCCACCAGACTTTAATTCAACATCTTGAGCATCTTCAATTACTTCTGAATCACCAGACAATCCATAATTAAATTTCCAAGGATCACTATCCTTTTTAGGAGCGCGGAATTTAAAATCACCTGGAACCATATCTAAAGTAATGGTGTAAACATCATTATCTTTATCGTATGTCATATATTGGTCATTTTCTACATCCCAACCACCAACAGCACTACCAATAACAGTCCAAGGCTCAGCATCAAAATAAGTGGTAACATTCATCTCAATTGTTTCACTTGATAAATGATGATTTGCACTTACACGAAGAATAATATCATGAGCTTCACCATCAGTAAATCCAGCTGCCAACATGGCTTTATTAAAATCACCTACAGTAATTTCATAAGGAGATGTTATACTATTAGCAATTACTTTATATGAAGAAAAATCACCACCAGTTGCATCTACTTCTATTGAGTATTCCTCAACAACAGGAATATTAAAATCAGCGGCACTCCACTCAAAAGTCTTGAAAACTTCTTCTTCGTTCACTTTTTCCAGAACATAAGTACCACCACCATCTGGTGCAGTTAAAACTGGCTTAACAGCATCTGCTGGCACCTGAACCTTATCTTCATCTTCACACGAAGCAAAAAGGCCCAACAACAGTATCAATAAAGCATATATATTAAAATGTCTCATATTTTCCGTTATTAAAATTAATAATTAGGATTCTGCTTAAGGTTTGGATTAGCAGTAATATCAGTAAATGGAATAGGCATTAAATTATACCTGTCTGCTACATCTTGTCCATTTAAACTATTTCCTTTTAAAGGCCAGTTATAACCTGATGTAAACTTACCAAAACGAACCAAATCAGTACGTCTGTGACATTCCCAGTATAATTCACGCGCACGTTCATCTAAAATCCAATTTAAATCAACAGAAGTAGGTAATGCTACTCCAGCTCTGTCTGTAATTTCTTTTAGATAACCAAGATCCTGAGTACTTACAGCCCCGTCAAGTCGTAAATCAACTTCGGCAGCCATTAAATAGGCATCGGCCAAACGAAAAACTGGAATATTTATATCAACCCAGGTTGATACTCCTTCATTGCTTCCATTACCACCATCACGTGTTTTGTTTTTATATTTAATAACGGCATATCCTTCTTGAAATTGATCCTGATTTTGAATCTCTAATGACTGACCTTCTGTAAACCATAATGCTCTACTATCAGCAGCATCAAATTTATTCACCAAGGCTTTTGTGGTTCTATTACCACCCCATCCTTCTGAAATACCATAATCGCTTGGTGCCATTACATCACCTCCAATTGAAGCAGCTAACACATATGTCATGCCTCCCCATGTGCGAGAGTAGTCTCCGTCATAGTTAATTGAGTAAATAATTTCTTTATTGGCTTTATAATTATCTGCCAAGAATAAAAACTCATAAGGAGAATAAACATCAGTTACCGTTTTATCAGCTTCTGTAATTAAACTATAGTTTTCAGCAAAAATCTTATTCAAGTATGTTTTGGCTTTTGTATAGTAATCATCACTTTGATGAGCTGCATCTAAATATACAGCCTGATTTAAATACAATTTTGCTAACAACATCCAGGCTGCAGCTTTATTAGCTTGTCCTCCGGCAGCTTGAGATGGGTCTAATAATATTTCGTCAGTATCTTCTCCGTCTCCTACTATAGTTATCAATTCCTTTTCAATATAATTAAATAATTCAGGACCTCTAGCTTCTCCTGCAGGCTGTGGTAAAACCGAACCAATAGGACTGTCTTCTGTTACGAATGGAATTCCATTACCATATAAATCCAAAGCATGCCAGTATGATAAAGCGCGTAAAAAACGAGCTTCTGCCTTATATTGTGGCAAATGTGTATACTCAGTTTTACCATACGTATTTGACTGACGAATAAACTCATTAGCTAACGAAACCTGATAAATAGCTCTATAATAAAACTGACGAATAAATCCATTATTAGCACCCCAAGTAACCTGACTCAAATCTGGTAAATCACCATCATTCCAACCATTAACAGCCTCATCAGTAGGCAACTCCTGACAAACAAAATATGCCCTCCAATATTGACTATGTCCTTCATCAAAACCTGATAAGTCACCATCTCCAGCAGGACCTGTTTGACCAGACACTGCAAACCCTGCATAAATTTTTGCTAATACTTGTTGAAAAGCTTCTTCGGAAGTATAAATTTTATCCGGAGTTGATAAATTTGGATCAATCGGAGTTACATCCAA includes:
- a CDS encoding SusF/SusE family outer membrane protein, whose product is MRHFNIYALLILLLGLFASCEDEDKVQVPADAVKPVLTAPDGGGTYVLEKVNEEEVFKTFEWSAADFNIPVVEEYSIEVDATGGDFSSYKVIANSITSPYEITVGDFNKAMLAAGFTDGEAHDIILRVSANHHLSSETIEMNVTTYFDAEPWTVIGSAVGGWDVENDQYMTYDKDNDVYTITLDMVPGDFKFRAPKKDSDPWKFNYGLSGDSEVIEDAQDVELKSGGSNIQTLGGNYTITLDVTNEKFSIVQNSAGDLTNWTDVVLDAVGTGVSADNANATADGSSWNWGNVLLPDNEGKPASNGTTFTWTWTGVVLEAEEGFKLRTLNGEAAPENGISFDVGYAALDVENSTDQVVDKDGNFSVSTKGEYTITLEIDAASGDTKKVTIVEYSAYPAHMYMIGASIGGWTWGENDIEMIPVHSNPHLFWRIVWIEKGVQDAGLKFSEEQAWGKDFGVSGDAVDGVYAKGSDNVPDVYESGYYMVVVNLIEETIEITTPSVNGIGGVFGDENWNGGIAFTVDNANKVITSPAFTGNGELRMYATASTMTNKDGNLVDWWQAEFIALNDVIEYRGVGDDQDRLNVTTGQSISLDFINGTGTLQ
- a CDS encoding RagB/SusD family nutrient uptake outer membrane protein, coding for MKKLIIYKLAFALGFVLSLGSCVNDLDVTPIDPNLSTPDKIYTSEEAFQQVLAKIYAGFAVSGQTGPAGDGDLSGFDEGHSQYWRAYFVCQELPTDEAVNGWNDGDLPDLSQVTWGANNGFIRQFYYRAIYQVSLANEFIRQSNTYGKTEYTHLPQYKAEARFLRALSYWHALDLYGNGIPFVTEDSPIGSVLPQPAGEARGPELFNYIEKELITIVGDGEDTDEILLDPSQAAGGQANKAAAWMLLAKLYLNQAVYLDAAHQSDDYYTKAKTYLNKIFAENYSLITEADKTVTDVYSPYEFLFLADNYKANKEIIYSINYDGDYSRTWGGMTYVLAASIGGDVMAPSDYGISEGWGGNRTTKALVNKFDAADSRALWFTEGQSLEIQNQDQFQEGYAVIKYKNKTRDGGNGSNEGVSTWVDINIPVFRLADAYLMAAEVDLRLDGAVSTQDLGYLKEITDRAGVALPTSVDLNWILDERARELYWECHRRTDLVRFGKFTSGYNWPLKGNSLNGQDVADRYNLMPIPFTDITANPNLKQNPNY